TTCAATATTATATCGCATATCCGAGTAATTATCCATTTTGACAGCCCTCTATGTATGATGAGGGAAAATACTTTCACCTGAGGCCCAAATAAAGTACACTACTACAGTAAGAAAATATTTTTGAAAAGTATGGAGGAAGAAAAATTGAAAAAACTATTCGCAGCTTTTCTAGCGATTACGCTACTGTTCTCGCCTATTGGAAATTTCATTTTCAACGACTCTCCCGTTGCTGAAGCCAAACGCTATAAATCAGGGAAGAAAAACTTTAATATCGATAAGCAAAAGCAACAACCAAATCAGTCCAATATCCAAAAGCAAAAAGAGAATGACAACAAGAACAATACGGTCCAAAACAATAAAAAACCATCCACTGGTGGCGGCTTAATGAAAGGTTTACTCGTCGGTGGATTAGCTGGTTTATTATTTGGAAGTTTGTTTGCTAATATGGGCATGTTAGGCTCAGTTCTCGGCTTTTTAATCAACGCTTTTGCAATCATTATCTTAGTTGTACTGATTAAAAAAGTATTCAATTTATTATCTGCAAGGAAGAAAGAAGAGGACGCTAGACCATGGAACCGTTAATTATTTCTGAACAAGATATTATCAATTCAATCTGTCTTTTCATGTCCCATGAAAAAGAGATTGAGCCTGACGAAGTTGAAGTCGAACTCATTTATGATGATGAAGCGGAAATGGCTTTTACAGCAGAAACGTGTATCCAAAGTGAAACGGAATTGATTCCTACTTCTAAAATGATTGCGGCCCTTCGCTTATGGATTGACCTATACACTGATTTAGACGGGATTTCAGCAGGTATTCAACTTCATTTTAATGAGAACGACGGGATTTATGCAACCGTACGATAATCTATTTTAGAGGCTTTCAAGCAGTCAATTTCTAGACTGTTGGAAGTCTCTTTTTTGTATGATTGAATATCTATAAAAGTTCGAACTCTATTTAAATATGATGTATAATCCAGACGTAAGGGGGAGTTGAAATAAATGAAAAAAACATGTTACTTATTCTTTTCAGCGCTAGTGATAGTTATGCTTATTGCTTGTTCAAACACTGCTGAAAAGGTAGGAAACGCTGATGAAAAGGTTAACCTTACAATATCCGCGGCAACTAGTTTAACAGATGCCCTACAGGAGATTAAAACCATTTACGAAAAAGACAATTCAGTCCAACTCACATTTAATTTAGGTGGTTCCGGCAGTCTTGCGCAACAAATTCAACGAGGCGCACCTGTTGATATTTTTATTTCTGCAAATGAAAATTGGATGGACACATTAATACAGAATGACCTCATTATCGAACAATCACTTGCGACGATTACAGGGAACAGATTAGTTCTGATTGCTCAAAATGACTCAAAACTACACTTTCCATCTGTCAATCAAATCATTCCTGAAGAAGTGGATCAAATTGCAATTGGCAATCCCGAAAGTGTTCCTGCTGGAAAATATACACAGGAAGTTTTGCAAACAGTAAACCTATGGGATGACTTAGAAAACAAACTGATTTTAGGTAAAGACGTGCGTCAAGTATTGACCTATGTTGAAACTGGGAATGTCGATATTGGGTTTGTTTATGAAAGTGATGCCCTTTCTTCAGATCAGATTTCCATCTTAGCCACTGTCCCAGAAAATTCCCACGACAAGATTACATATCCAGGTGCAATTTTAGCATCTTCTAAACATGAACAAGAAGCGCAGGATTTCTTAACATTTCTAACTTCAGAACAAGCGCAACAAGTGTTTGAAAAATACGGCTTTCGTCAATAAGACTAGGTGATTTATTGTGAATGAACTAAATCTTTCTCCATTATGGCTTTCGATTAAGACCGCCTCTATCGCAACCGTTATTGTTTTTATTTTCGGCGTGATTCTTGCCCGCATGATTGCAAGAAATCATTTCCCCGGAAAAGGTTTCCTCGAGGCAATTATTTTATTGCCGCTCGTCTTACCCCCTACCGTTGTCGGTTTTGGGTTATTGTTTCTTTTTGGAAAAAATGGTTTTGTGGGGCACTGGCTTAGTCATTATTTCAACATCCAAATTGTTTTCACATGGTATGCAGTCATTATTGCAGCTGTTGTTGTTTCTTTTCCGCTCATGTATCAAAGCGCAAGCGCTGCGTTTCAACAATACGATCGAAATATTGAAAATGCCGCCTATACGATGGGCGCCTCGAAGTGGAAAGTATTTTGGACCATTTCATTTCCACTGGCATGGCCTGGATTGCTCTCGGGCTTAGTCTTATCTTTCGCACGTGCACTTGGTGAATTTGGCGCGACCTTAATGCTTGCTGGCTATATTCCAAATGTGACAGATACAATTCCGCTAGCGATTTACTTTGCGGTTGAATCCGGAAATATGGAAATGGCCAAGTTTTGGGTATTCATTATTATCGCGTTCGGGTTCAGTGCGATTCTTTGGCTTAATTGGTGGAGCAAACGACATATGTTGCGTTTTCAGGCGAAACAACAATGATAGGAGAGAAACCATGCTTAGCATAGACATTCAAAAACAATTGTCCCATTTTGAATTAACCACTTCATTTACAGTCGCGAAAGATGAAATTGTTGTTCTTTTCGGTCCATCAGGTTCTGGTAAAACAACCATATTAAATTGTATCGCAGGTCTTTCAAAACCAACTGCTGGCCAAATAACATTACATAATCGAGTGTTATTTAATAATAAACGAGTCAATGTACCGATTCAGCAACGTAATATTGGGTATCTCTTCCAATCTTACGCCCTTTTCCCACATTTAACCGCATGGGAAAATATCGCATATGGCATGAAATCACAACCTTTCGCTGAACATTTAATGAAGGAACTAGGGATTGTCCATTTGAGAGAACAATACCCTCATGAAATTTCGGGCGGAGAAAAACAACGTGTTGCGATTGCACGAGCTCTTGCGACAGAACCTGACCTGTTATTATTAGACGAACCTTTTTCTGCTTTAGATGATGAGACAAAAGAAAAAGGCCATCATGAACTATTACGGCTACATAAACAGTGGGAAATTCCCATTCTTCTCGTCACACATAGTAAAGCAGAAGCCGAAAAACTAAGTAATCGCATCTTATATGTAAATGAAGGCCAACTCATAGAACCAACATGTTCAATATAAAAGCTGCTACCAGGATTGGTTAGCAGCTATTTATGTTTCTTATAACGGTTTGCAAAAGGTATATGGATTCCACTGATAAGTAGGGTCCGTGAAGGTCGAGTTTATATCGAAATGCTCGTGTTGATCACGATGACAATCTATTGGGGGTCCGATAAATACTGATGGCGGTATCGGCTTCGTTACTTCCTTCCATTTAACTTCATCAACACAATACGTATCCGCTACAATATTGGCTGGCGTTACATTCAAAAGATCCGAACCTAAAATCACTTCTGGTTTCGGTGCATTAAAAATACCTAAAAAACGTGTGTCATCAGCATTCGAGACAATATAATGCCACCACCCCTGCGGAACGTTGACAACTTGACCCGAAGTGATTGAAAAACTATGAAGCTCTTTTGTATTCGGATTGACGAGTGATACCGTAACGCCCCCGCAAATACAATAAACCAATTCTGACGCATGTTGATGGTAATGAGGTTCAACTATCTTTCCTTTACTTAAATAAATATCAAGGACCGATGTGTTGTCTAATGTATTTAATTGATCAATGCTCAGTTCATTAATGAAGTTTTTATTATCCCTTTTAAAAAGAGTATTTTGATTAACATCGAATGTATATTCTGCGTTCGGTGAACTAACATCAAATTTTTTCACCCTTTATATCCCCCTTATGATTAATCCAAACCCTTTCTTAACGTATGTATGTAATTGGATTCTGGTCACAATGGCTTCTTTGGTACTATTTTTAATAAAGATTTAACATGCTGTGAGTTTGATTGTTATTTTTCTTTTGAACAAAAAAAGCTGTTTGAGTATGAATTTACCAAACAGCTACTCCTCATTTAATTTTCATCAGAAAACGTTGACTTAAATCGATTCAAACAACTTTCACAAATACAAGTCTTTCTTACTGCTTCCGGCGGTAGAAGGTCAAATAGTTCACTTGGAAAGAACGTTTTCGTACACCAACAATCTCCTAACGACTTTTCTTTGCCATTGCAGCAATTGTTATGACGATAACAAAGTGGACAGTTTTCTAGTTCCATCCCTACTCGACTCACTTTATTCAACACGCACATTGGTCACTGATTCTTGAATTAAGGCTGCACGTTCATTCTTCACCTTACTGATAATAAAACCAATCACTGCGCCTACTATTCCAGTAACAATCCAGCCTGCCCCATTTTCAAAAAGTGGAATGAAACCGAAAACTGCATCAATTGTTTCTGGAAAAATATTTGCTTCTTTCAATGCATCTAAGACCGCAATCATCCCTACGCCAATAATTGTACTAACATAAACAGATTGATAACCGTTGAATAAGTTGTTAAACAATACTAATGCGATTAACGCGATAGCAATGGGATATAACAGTAATAAAATAGGGGATGCCATCGTCAAAATGGTATTTAATCCAAAATTGGTAATGATTAAACTTAACAAAGCAAATACAAGTAACCAAACCTTGTAAGAAACAGATGGAACGATACGCTCGAAGTACTCAGAAACCGCTGCTAAACAAGCGACATTTGTTGTAATCCCTGTTAGGAAAATAACGGTTCCAATCATATAAATCCCTACTTGGCCAAATAACACAGAAGCACTTTGTGCAAGGACTTCCCCGCCATTATCTTTTAAACCGATTGAATCCACACTAGAAGCCCCAATCCAAGCCATCGAAACTTGGAGGAGTATTAAGCCAATGATTGTAATTAGACCCGCTTTAATAAATAAACTAGACACAACTTTTTCAGATTTAATCCCTAAGGCACCAATCGACTTGATAAATATACCGCCAAACACAAAAGCGGCTAACACATCCATCGTATAATAGCCTTGTGTAAATCCTTTCAGAAAAATTCCTGAAAGATAATTTTCTTGAGGTGCACCAATACTACCCATCGGTGTAATCACTGATTTCATGATAATCGCTAGTAACAAAATTGCGAAAACTGGCGTAATCATTTTCCCAAGTCGATCAACAAACTTTGTCGTATTCCATGATAACAAAATCGTTAAAACGATAAATATCGTCGAAAATCCGAATAATATCAGTTTCGTATTTGCTCCTTCCGATACTAACGGATTAACCGCAATCTCATAAACAACTGATGTGGTTCTTGGAATTACATAAATCGGTCCCAACGTTAGAAATAATAAGACCGAAAAAACCGTTGCAAAAAGCGGATTCACTCGACTCGCTAACTTCTCTACTGTTCCACCCCCGCGAGTTAATGCTAGAATCGCTAATAAAACCAAGCCAACCCCAGTTATCAAAAAACCACTCATTGCAATCCACGTATTAGTCCCCGCTTCTTGACCTACCATAGGTGCAAAAATGACGTTCCCCGCCCCTAAAAACATAGCAAACAACATTAATCCGATTGCAAATACTTTTGAAAATGGAACTGTCTGCATAGTTACCCCTCCCTTTGTTTATCCCAACATAATTTCCCATTATTCACTTAGAAATGAACTAACTTACAACCCCTCGTGTAATCGCTTACATATATCCGTTGAAATTATCAAGAATGACTAGCAATTATTTAAGTGCTACTTCAATATGTATATATTTATTTTACTCCTACAAATTTTTTTGTCAAGATTCAAACTACCTGAAAATTGAAGTAAATAAATGTTTGATTTCTAGAATTAATTATCTGTTTGAGAAGCAGCTTTCTTAAAAAAAATGATAAAGACAGCCTTCTACATGTTAGAGGGCTGTCTTTTAATGATCTGTTATTTGTTGAAATGACATGTCACAAGTATAAAATTGTTCCTATCAAGTACTATATTCATTATGATTCTTACTTGGCTCACACTAAAAAGCTTATCGTCCATCGCTCTTCGGATCAAACGCATCCCGCAGCCCATCCCCAATAAAGTTAATCGCGAGGACTGTAATTAATATACAAAGTCCTGGAGGGATCCAAGCTTCCGGGTGATAACGAAGAATCCGAATGCTTTGTGCTTCCGAAATCATATTCCCCCATGTCGGTGTCGGTTGAGGGATACCAAACCCAATAAAACTTAATGCTGATTCAATAATAATCATGGTCGCCATCATTAACGTAGCGTTCACAATAATAGGCCCTATCGCATTCGGAATAAAGTGCCTAAAAATAATCCGTGAATCGCTAGCACCGATCGCCCTAGCGCCGAGCACAAACTCTTGCTCCCTTAATGATAAAAAGGTCCCCCTAACAATTCTTGTTAACGTCGGCCATGAGGTAATGGCGATAACTGTCACAAATATACCAATAGTTACTTTCTCCAATAAAGCAATAATCGTTAATGCAAGGACAAGGAAAGGCAACGCCAATACTAAGTCGGCTAGTCTCATGATTATGTTATCAACAATACCGCCATAATACCCCGCAACAGCTCCAGTAATAAGTCCAATCAATAGTGTAAATATCATTGCACTAAATCCAACAATTAACGATATCCTAGCCCCATACAGTAATCTAGCAAAGTTATCACGACCAGAACCATCCGTTCCCAAAATATGTTCACTAGAAGGACTTTGTTCTACCTTCAATAAATCAGCTTGTCGTGGATCATATTCCGTTAAAAATGGTGCAAAAATAGCCATACTAATAACAATTAGTAAAACGATAATTCCGAAGATGGCTAGTTTGTTTTTTAAAAAACGTCGTATCGATAGTTGCAAAGGGCTTCTATGCTTACGGTCGGCTTCCAAGTCTTCAGGCGTAAATTGTGGTTCAATTGGAAATGTATTTTCCCGGCTAGATTGTGTCATGCTTTATCACCTCAATCATAACGAATTCTCGGATCGACAATGCTATAGAAAATATCCGCGAGTAAATTCCCAACAAGAATGGCTACGCCTAACAGAAGTGCGATTGCCATCACAATCGGGTAATCACGGTTTGTGATTGAACCAATAAATAATGTGCCTAACCCCGGAAAATTAAATACTTGTTCTGTAATAATCGCTCCACTTAAAATCGCTCCGAATTCAAAGCCCATTAATGTAATGATTGGAATTAATGCATTGCGTAGTGTGTGTTTATAAAGGACATTCCGCTCACTCATCCCTTTCGCTTTGGCTGTTCGAATATAATCACTGCCTAGCACATCTAACACTTCAGAACGCATATAACGCATGTATGCTGCGGTACTCGCAAGTCCCAACGTGATTCCCGGAAGAAACATATGGTGAATTCGATCTTTAAATTCCGCAAATCCCGATAAATCAGTCGAAGACAAAGTACCTTGCGCGGGAAACCACCCTAGTTTAATCGATAAAAGATAAATCACAACGAGTCCGAAAAAAAAGTTTGGAATGGCTAGTCCCGCAAAGCCAAATGTAGTGCCCGCATAATCCAATAATGAATAAGGTTTTTTAGCAGAATAAATGCCAATTGGAATGGCAATAATCAGCGTGATACCCA
This window of the Sporosarcina ureilytica genome carries:
- a CDS encoding DUF2653 family protein, whose protein sequence is MEPLIISEQDIINSICLFMSHEKEIEPDEVEVELIYDDEAEMAFTAETCIQSETELIPTSKMIAALRLWIDLYTDLDGISAGIQLHFNENDGIYATVR
- the modA gene encoding molybdate ABC transporter substrate-binding protein translates to MKKTCYLFFSALVIVMLIACSNTAEKVGNADEKVNLTISAATSLTDALQEIKTIYEKDNSVQLTFNLGGSGSLAQQIQRGAPVDIFISANENWMDTLIQNDLIIEQSLATITGNRLVLIAQNDSKLHFPSVNQIIPEEVDQIAIGNPESVPAGKYTQEVLQTVNLWDDLENKLILGKDVRQVLTYVETGNVDIGFVYESDALSSDQISILATVPENSHDKITYPGAILASSKHEQEAQDFLTFLTSEQAQQVFEKYGFRQ
- the modB gene encoding molybdate ABC transporter permease subunit, which gives rise to MNELNLSPLWLSIKTASIATVIVFIFGVILARMIARNHFPGKGFLEAIILLPLVLPPTVVGFGLLFLFGKNGFVGHWLSHYFNIQIVFTWYAVIIAAVVVSFPLMYQSASAAFQQYDRNIENAAYTMGASKWKVFWTISFPLAWPGLLSGLVLSFARALGEFGATLMLAGYIPNVTDTIPLAIYFAVESGNMEMAKFWVFIIIAFGFSAILWLNWWSKRHMLRFQAKQQ
- a CDS encoding ATP-binding cassette domain-containing protein translates to MLSIDIQKQLSHFELTTSFTVAKDEIVVLFGPSGSGKTTILNCIAGLSKPTAGQITLHNRVLFNNKRVNVPIQQRNIGYLFQSYALFPHLTAWENIAYGMKSQPFAEHLMKELGIVHLREQYPHEISGGEKQRVAIARALATEPDLLLLDEPFSALDDETKEKGHHELLRLHKQWEIPILLVTHSKAEAEKLSNRILYVNEGQLIEPTCSI
- a CDS encoding cupin domain-containing protein, translating into MKKFDVSSPNAEYTFDVNQNTLFKRDNKNFINELSIDQLNTLDNTSVLDIYLSKGKIVEPHYHQHASELVYCICGGVTVSLVNPNTKELHSFSITSGQVVNVPQGWWHYIVSNADDTRFLGIFNAPKPEVILGSDLLNVTPANIVADTYCVDEVKWKEVTKPIPPSVFIGPPIDCHRDQHEHFDINSTFTDPTYQWNPYTFCKPL
- a CDS encoding cysteine-rich CWC family protein, producing MCVLNKVSRVGMELENCPLCYRHNNCCNGKEKSLGDCWCTKTFFPSELFDLLPPEAVRKTCICESCLNRFKSTFSDEN
- the brnQ gene encoding branched-chain amino acid transport system II carrier protein translates to MQTVPFSKVFAIGLMLFAMFLGAGNVIFAPMVGQEAGTNTWIAMSGFLITGVGLVLLAILALTRGGGTVEKLASRVNPLFATVFSVLLFLTLGPIYVIPRTTSVVYEIAVNPLVSEGANTKLILFGFSTIFIVLTILLSWNTTKFVDRLGKMITPVFAILLLAIIMKSVITPMGSIGAPQENYLSGIFLKGFTQGYYTMDVLAAFVFGGIFIKSIGALGIKSEKVVSSLFIKAGLITIIGLILLQVSMAWIGASSVDSIGLKDNGGEVLAQSASVLFGQVGIYMIGTVIFLTGITTNVACLAAVSEYFERIVPSVSYKVWLLVFALLSLIITNFGLNTILTMASPILLLLYPIAIALIALVLFNNLFNGYQSVYVSTIIGVGMIAVLDALKEANIFPETIDAVFGFIPLFENGAGWIVTGIVGAVIGFIISKVKNERAALIQESVTNVRVE
- the opp4C gene encoding oligopeptide ABC transporter permease, with amino-acid sequence MTQSSRENTFPIEPQFTPEDLEADRKHRSPLQLSIRRFLKNKLAIFGIIVLLIVISMAIFAPFLTEYDPRQADLLKVEQSPSSEHILGTDGSGRDNFARLLYGARISLIVGFSAMIFTLLIGLITGAVAGYYGGIVDNIIMRLADLVLALPFLVLALTIIALLEKVTIGIFVTVIAITSWPTLTRIVRGTFLSLREQEFVLGARAIGASDSRIIFRHFIPNAIGPIIVNATLMMATMIIIESALSFIGFGIPQPTPTWGNMISEAQSIRILRYHPEAWIPPGLCILITVLAINFIGDGLRDAFDPKSDGR
- a CDS encoding ABC transporter permease, whose translation is MIQYMIRRILVFIPMLIALSIIVFGLAKAAPGDPFTGKILDPNINPEVYEQQREALGLNKSIPEQYLMWASRVSRGDFGESITYNGRSVQSLIKERILNTVYLGLFALGITLIIAIPIGIYSAKKPYSLLDYAGTTFGFAGLAIPNFFFGLVVIYLLSIKLGWFPAQGTLSSTDLSGFAEFKDRIHHMFLPGITLGLASTAAYMRYMRSEVLDVLGSDYIRTAKAKGMSERNVLYKHTLRNALIPIITLMGFEFGAILSGAIITEQVFNFPGLGTLFIGSITNRDYPIVMAIALLLGVAILVGNLLADIFYSIVDPRIRYD